One segment of Candidatus Nanopelagicales bacterium DNA contains the following:
- the ftsW gene encoding putative lipid II flippase FtsW, whose amino-acid sequence MSTSKAGNPVKDSRLKYLLNHPLSTYYLIGGSSVLLLLLGLVMVLSASSIESFKTFESSYTLFGRQALFGGIGLVGMYFAARTSIQFWRGIAKWLFIIAVVLLIAVLVIGVSVAGQKNWIDIVGPFRLQPSEFAKIALVVWGADQIAKKLEYKRPWKELLYPILPVAVVFMVLVLLEGDFGNTLLLAAILCGMLFVAGIPGRFFLGFAGVLAVGTLILSIAAPYRMARFTSWLDPNADPLGTGWQLTQGQYALGTGGIFGVGLGASREKWGALPEAHTDFIFSVIGEELGLIGTFSVLILFAVLAFAIFRLSRTSQDNFVRIATAGVGVWIVFQAITNIGAVLGLLPITGVPLPFVSYGGSSLVPTLGAIGMLLCFARNEPGARQSLRRRQTARSLARR is encoded by the coding sequence ATGAGCACATCAAAGGCAGGGAATCCGGTAAAAGACAGTCGCCTCAAGTATTTACTTAACCACCCACTGAGCACCTATTACCTCATCGGTGGATCTTCGGTATTGCTCTTGCTTTTGGGTCTGGTCATGGTGCTCTCCGCCTCGAGTATCGAGAGCTTCAAAACCTTCGAATCGTCCTACACACTCTTTGGTCGTCAGGCACTTTTTGGTGGCATTGGCTTAGTCGGGATGTATTTCGCCGCGCGAACTTCCATTCAATTTTGGCGCGGTATCGCCAAGTGGTTATTCATTATTGCTGTGGTGTTACTCATCGCGGTGTTAGTGATTGGTGTTTCGGTAGCCGGTCAAAAGAACTGGATAGATATCGTCGGCCCATTCCGCTTGCAGCCTTCTGAATTCGCAAAAATTGCGTTGGTTGTTTGGGGTGCCGATCAGATTGCCAAGAAGCTTGAATACAAGCGACCTTGGAAAGAATTGTTGTACCCCATTCTTCCGGTGGCCGTCGTTTTCATGGTGTTAGTGCTACTTGAAGGCGATTTCGGTAACACATTGCTGCTTGCAGCAATTCTGTGCGGAATGTTGTTTGTCGCCGGAATTCCTGGTCGCTTCTTTCTTGGGTTCGCTGGTGTGCTCGCAGTGGGCACACTCATACTTTCAATCGCGGCGCCTTATCGAATGGCGCGTTTTACTTCCTGGCTTGATCCAAATGCTGATCCGCTTGGTACTGGTTGGCAGCTCACCCAAGGGCAGTATGCCCTTGGAACAGGAGGAATTTTCGGCGTAGGGCTTGGTGCGAGTCGTGAAAAATGGGGGGCACTTCCTGAAGCGCACACTGACTTCATCTTTTCCGTGATCGGTGAAGAATTAGGTTTAATTGGAACGTTTTCTGTTCTCATTCTTTTTGCAGTACTCGCATTTGCGATTTTCCGGCTTTCACGCACGTCTCAAGACAATTTCGTACGCATTGCAACAGCTGGTGTAGGTGTGTGGATTGTGTTCCAAGCCATCACCAATATCGGAGCAGTGCTTGGTTTGCTACCGATCACAGGTGTGCCGCTTCCCTTCGTTTCCTATGGTGGCTCGTCGCTCGTACCAACCTTGGGCGCGATCGGCATGTTGTTGTGCTTTGCTCGAAATGAGCCAGGCGCACGTCAGTCATTGCGGCGCCGTCAAACTGCGCGCTCATTGGCGCGCCGATGA
- the murD gene encoding UDP-N-acetylmuramoyl-L-alanine--D-glutamate ligase has protein sequence MIHSFCRDSDWSSVHVTVAGIGIAGFAAADALAQLGGHVTVIDAGDGEKQREKAEVLDVIGVEVLLGHDGVLPQTDLLVVSPGLRPSDPLIVQAQELNIPVWGELELAWRLRPTKGAAPWLVVTGTNGKTTTTLMLESMLKAAGLRTVAAGNIGNSLIGVVMHDELDVIAVEVGAPQLPFVESMSPLASVCLNIADDHIDHFGSFEAYVAAKAKIYERTQVAAIFNVDEPTTMRLVEEADVVEGCRAVGFTLGVPDVSMLGVVEEFLVDRAFVDDRRNTAQELATVQDVHPLAPHNVANALAAAALARAYGVSAAAIQQGLQDFEPAGHRIAYVATVNDVTYIDDSKATNTHAALTSLRAYGSVVWIAGGMAKGQDFDELILQAGQKLRGVVLLGVDRDVIARGMAQHAPQVPVTVIERTDSEAMVEVVAAAQAFAQAGDTVLLAPGCASWDMFRDYSQRGDLFAQAVQALAQELQ, from the coding sequence GTGATTCACAGCTTCTGTCGCGATTCTGATTGGTCGAGTGTTCACGTAACAGTCGCAGGAATTGGTATCGCTGGATTCGCTGCCGCAGATGCTCTTGCGCAATTGGGCGGTCACGTCACAGTTATTGATGCGGGTGATGGTGAAAAGCAGCGGGAAAAAGCTGAGGTCCTTGATGTCATTGGTGTTGAGGTACTCCTTGGCCACGATGGCGTATTGCCACAAACAGACCTTCTCGTCGTGTCTCCGGGCCTTCGACCATCTGACCCGCTGATCGTCCAAGCACAAGAACTCAATATTCCCGTATGGGGTGAGTTGGAGCTTGCTTGGAGGTTGCGTCCAACAAAAGGCGCTGCTCCGTGGCTTGTCGTAACCGGCACGAACGGTAAGACCACAACAACGCTGATGTTGGAATCGATGTTGAAAGCTGCCGGCTTACGCACTGTTGCTGCCGGGAATATCGGCAACTCACTCATCGGCGTTGTGATGCACGATGAACTTGATGTCATTGCTGTTGAGGTAGGTGCTCCACAATTGCCATTCGTGGAGTCAATGAGTCCACTTGCATCAGTGTGTCTCAACATTGCTGATGACCACATAGATCATTTCGGCTCCTTCGAGGCATATGTAGCAGCGAAAGCGAAAATCTATGAGCGCACACAAGTAGCTGCAATTTTCAATGTTGATGAACCAACAACGATGCGGCTAGTCGAAGAAGCAGATGTGGTCGAGGGGTGTCGAGCCGTTGGATTCACTCTTGGCGTTCCAGATGTTTCAATGCTTGGTGTTGTCGAAGAATTTCTCGTTGATCGCGCGTTCGTAGACGATCGACGCAACACCGCACAGGAATTGGCAACCGTTCAAGATGTGCATCCGTTAGCGCCGCATAACGTGGCAAACGCGCTCGCAGCTGCAGCGTTAGCCCGTGCTTATGGGGTTTCGGCAGCAGCTATCCAGCAGGGGTTGCAAGATTTTGAGCCTGCGGGGCACCGGATTGCGTACGTGGCAACCGTAAATGACGTGACATACATCGATGACTCCAAGGCAACCAACACGCATGCGGCACTGACATCCCTTCGCGCCTATGGGTCTGTGGTCTGGATTGCCGGGGGCATGGCTAAGGGCCAGGATTTTGATGAATTGATTCTCCAAGCAGGTCAGAAGTTGCGAGGAGTTGTGCTTCTCGGCGTTGATCGCGACGTCATTGCCCGAGGCATGGCTCAGCATGCTCCACAGGTTCCGGTCACCGTGATTGAACGTACCGATTCTGAGGCAATGGTGGAGGTTGTTGCGGCTGCACAAGCCTTTGCGCAAGCTGGCGACACCGTTTTGCTCGCCCCAGGGTGTGCGTCTTGGGACATGTTCCGCGACTACTCGCAGCGTGGCGATCTTTTTGCACAAGCGGTGCAGGCATTGGCGCAGGAACTACAATGA
- the mraY gene encoding phospho-N-acetylmuramoyl-pentapeptide-transferase: MRLVVISMVIATIVTLIGTPLLIKFLAKHGYSQAIRVSSEGELYPDHESKRGTPSMGGVAIILGVFVGYFLTHLITWRPVTPSAMLVLYLTLGLGLVGVADDYLKIFKQRSTGLRARTKLIGQAFVALTFAWLSLQFTNEGGAPASMAISFVRDTAIVLPLGLFLLWVWFLITATTNGVNLTDGLDGLAIGASIMTFLAYVIITVWQYGQNCAFPDSVASTCYSTVSPLDLAIVAAALAGASFGFLWWNTAPARIFMGDTGSLALGGGIAGLAILSRTELLLPLLAGLFLITSLSVIAQVGSFKLTGRRVFRMAPLHHHFEMLGWPEIQIVVRFWVIHGLCIGAGIVLFYAEWVRS; the protein is encoded by the coding sequence ATGAGACTCGTAGTTATTTCGATGGTGATCGCCACGATCGTCACGCTCATTGGCACCCCGCTGCTCATCAAATTCCTGGCAAAACATGGATATTCCCAGGCTATTCGTGTTTCCTCCGAAGGCGAGTTGTACCCCGATCACGAGAGCAAGCGCGGAACGCCATCCATGGGTGGCGTGGCCATTATTTTGGGCGTCTTCGTCGGCTATTTCTTGACACACCTCATTACTTGGCGGCCAGTCACGCCTTCGGCGATGCTCGTGTTGTATTTAACCCTCGGTCTGGGTTTGGTTGGCGTTGCCGATGACTACTTGAAGATTTTCAAACAGCGCAGCACTGGGCTTCGTGCCCGCACCAAACTCATCGGGCAGGCCTTCGTCGCACTCACGTTTGCTTGGCTTTCCTTGCAATTCACGAATGAAGGTGGCGCCCCAGCGTCAATGGCTATTTCATTCGTGCGAGACACGGCAATAGTGCTGCCTTTGGGTTTGTTCCTGTTGTGGGTGTGGTTCTTAATCACCGCCACTACGAACGGTGTGAACCTCACAGATGGTCTTGATGGATTAGCCATTGGAGCGTCGATCATGACCTTCTTGGCTTATGTCATCATCACGGTTTGGCAGTACGGCCAAAACTGTGCATTCCCAGATTCAGTGGCATCGACCTGTTATTCAACTGTGAGTCCGTTGGATTTGGCGATCGTTGCAGCAGCGCTAGCGGGCGCGAGCTTTGGATTCCTTTGGTGGAACACTGCACCTGCTCGCATCTTCATGGGGGACACCGGATCGCTCGCCTTGGGCGGCGGTATCGCCGGACTTGCGATTTTGAGCCGCACAGAATTGCTCTTGCCGCTGCTCGCTGGTTTGTTCTTGATCACTTCACTGTCGGTTATCGCTCAAGTCGGATCATTCAAACTCACCGGGCGTCGGGTATTTCGCATGGCTCCCTTGCACCACCACTTTGAGATGCTGGGGTGGCCGGAAATTCAAATCGTGGTCCGGTTCTGGGTTATTCACGGGCTATGCATCGGCGCGGGCATTGTGCTGTTTTATGCGGAATGGGTGCGTTCGTGA
- a CDS encoding UDP-N-acetylmuramoyl-tripeptide--D-alanyl-D-alanine ligase, whose translation MITLTVAQVCEILGGSLLETQGNEVITSVVVDSREVTAGSLFVAIKGERVDGHDFANEVINIGAVAVLSERELDVPCIVVSNTVEALGKLGKHVRDQLSCTVIAITGSSGKTSTKDLLASVLSEFGETVAPIGSFNTEVGVPLTILRASESTRFLILEMGMRGLGHIEYLCELASPSIGVLLNIGSAHMGMLGSQTAVAQAKGELIAGLPASGLAIVNGDDPFVREQVERTRARVVLFGESANADVRALDVDLDPMARPKFTLRYASQDAQVKLRVHGEHFISNALAVAAVALEIGLPLDEVAAALSKATIQSKWRMEVTDTPDGVIVINDAYNANPESMRAALKTLAAMGTEQTTWAVLGEMLELGDESMMEHDAIGRLAVRLDVSRLICVGPGTRVMHLAASNEGSWGDESMWVEDADAAIAVLREELLDGDIVLIKASRGVGLERVAAALTDQEQP comes from the coding sequence ATGATCACATTGACCGTTGCTCAGGTCTGCGAGATTTTGGGGGGTTCTCTCCTTGAGACCCAAGGCAATGAAGTCATCACTTCAGTGGTTGTTGATTCCCGTGAAGTGACGGCAGGTTCACTCTTCGTCGCGATCAAAGGCGAACGCGTTGACGGTCATGACTTTGCCAACGAAGTCATCAATATTGGCGCTGTTGCGGTGCTTTCAGAGCGCGAACTTGATGTGCCATGCATCGTGGTGTCGAACACGGTAGAAGCATTAGGCAAATTAGGTAAACATGTTCGCGATCAACTTTCTTGCACGGTCATCGCGATCACGGGTTCCAGTGGAAAAACATCGACCAAAGATCTCCTGGCATCAGTGCTGAGTGAATTTGGCGAAACAGTTGCCCCAATTGGCTCGTTCAACACTGAAGTAGGGGTTCCTCTTACGATTCTTCGGGCCAGTGAATCCACCCGTTTCCTGATTTTGGAAATGGGTATGCGCGGGCTTGGGCATATTGAATATTTATGTGAATTAGCGAGCCCTTCGATTGGGGTGCTACTCAACATTGGGTCGGCGCACATGGGCATGCTCGGTTCCCAAACAGCCGTCGCTCAAGCAAAGGGTGAACTTATTGCAGGCTTACCTGCTTCAGGTTTAGCAATCGTGAATGGCGACGATCCATTCGTGCGAGAACAAGTTGAGCGCACTCGGGCACGAGTTGTGCTCTTTGGAGAATCCGCAAATGCTGATGTTCGTGCATTAGACGTTGATCTGGATCCGATGGCCCGTCCAAAATTCACGTTGCGCTATGCCAGTCAAGATGCACAAGTGAAACTGCGTGTTCATGGTGAGCACTTCATTTCAAATGCGCTCGCCGTCGCCGCAGTAGCTTTGGAAATAGGTTTGCCCCTTGATGAAGTCGCAGCGGCATTAAGTAAAGCCACGATCCAGAGCAAATGGCGCATGGAAGTCACCGATACACCCGACGGTGTGATCGTTATTAACGATGCTTACAACGCCAATCCTGAATCAATGCGTGCGGCTCTCAAAACTCTGGCTGCCATGGGCACTGAGCAAACCACGTGGGCAGTCTTGGGGGAGATGCTCGAACTTGGTGACGAATCAATGATGGAACACGACGCAATCGGTCGGTTGGCTGTGCGTCTGGATGTGTCTCGCCTCATTTGTGTAGGGCCAGGAACTCGGGTCATGCATCTGGCTGCAAGCAATGAGGGCTCATGGGGGGATGAGTCCATGTGGGTAGAAGATGCCGACGCCGCGATCGCAGTGTTACGTGAGGAGCTTCTCGACGGCGATATCGTGTTAATTAAGGCTTCGCGCGGGGTTGGACTTGAGCGGGTGGCTGCAGCACTCACAGACCAGGAACAGCCATGA
- a CDS encoding UDP-N-acetylmuramoyl-L-alanyl-D-glutamate--2,6-diaminopimelate ligase — MADQGKNQHVPITVASLLELNLPTLEIHGDAVVPISGIELDSRVIEPGDLFVAIEGHQAHGVQFLDEAIARGAAAILTDPIGWERISEQSTALPVVVLSHSRRHLGAIANAVYGCAAERINVMGVTGTNGKTTTASMIEAGLVADGRPTGFIGTTGIRIGSTQIVSKRTTPEATTLHGVFAQMGERSVSDVVMEVSSHAVIEHRISGLHFSVVGFTNLSQDHLDYHHTMEEYFLAKAALFTPLYASKAVICIDDEWGQRLASLASIPVTTISVTGKSADWTARSDANGRMEIAGPHGVTALIELLLPGEFNRANALLAFVMLHSVDVAPRAIAEALSVVQVEGRLQQVPASGGAAQIRGIVDYAHTPDAVARVIDAVREATAGQLIVVIGAGGDRDAAKRPLMGQSAARLADQVIVTDDNPRSEDPALIRASVLEGARTVSSMSGSGLLEIGDRAQAIHLAVQQAQAGDVVLVLGKGHELGQEINGIVTPFDDREILNHALDVRNGEVA, encoded by the coding sequence ATGGCTGACCAAGGAAAGAATCAGCACGTACCCATAACTGTCGCCTCACTTCTCGAATTGAATTTGCCTACCTTGGAAATTCATGGCGACGCCGTTGTGCCCATCAGCGGTATTGAACTGGATTCGCGCGTGATTGAACCAGGTGATCTCTTCGTTGCGATTGAGGGTCACCAAGCTCACGGTGTGCAGTTCCTTGATGAAGCTATAGCACGTGGCGCGGCTGCGATACTCACAGATCCCATCGGGTGGGAGCGGATATCAGAACAATCAACCGCACTACCTGTTGTGGTGCTATCCCATTCGCGCAGGCATCTTGGTGCCATCGCAAATGCCGTGTATGGATGCGCTGCGGAGCGCATCAATGTCATGGGCGTGACAGGTACGAATGGCAAAACAACGACCGCGTCGATGATCGAGGCTGGGCTAGTAGCCGATGGGCGACCCACTGGGTTTATCGGGACTACAGGCATTCGAATTGGCTCAACGCAAATAGTCAGTAAGCGCACCACGCCTGAAGCGACGACTTTGCACGGTGTGTTCGCTCAGATGGGCGAGCGATCAGTGAGCGATGTCGTCATGGAAGTGTCTAGTCACGCAGTTATTGAGCATCGCATAAGCGGCCTACATTTTTCGGTGGTGGGTTTCACAAATCTGTCTCAGGATCACCTCGATTACCACCACACGATGGAGGAGTACTTCCTCGCAAAGGCAGCTCTCTTTACGCCTCTTTATGCATCCAAGGCCGTGATTTGCATTGATGATGAGTGGGGGCAACGTCTCGCATCGCTTGCATCCATTCCTGTAACAACCATTTCGGTAACCGGAAAGTCAGCTGACTGGACGGCACGCAGCGATGCCAACGGCCGCATGGAAATCGCAGGTCCTCACGGAGTTACCGCCTTAATTGAGCTGTTGCTCCCAGGTGAATTCAACCGCGCAAATGCATTGCTCGCTTTTGTCATGTTGCATTCGGTCGATGTTGCGCCAAGAGCGATCGCTGAGGCGCTCTCTGTGGTGCAAGTGGAAGGAAGACTCCAACAAGTTCCCGCAAGTGGTGGTGCCGCACAGATTCGCGGAATCGTTGACTACGCACATACCCCAGATGCCGTAGCGCGAGTCATTGACGCAGTACGTGAGGCAACTGCCGGTCAATTGATTGTGGTGATCGGGGCCGGAGGCGATAGAGATGCGGCTAAGCGCCCACTCATGGGACAAAGCGCGGCGCGCCTTGCCGATCAGGTAATCGTGACCGACGACAATCCTCGTTCTGAAGACCCCGCACTCATTCGGGCATCAGTCCTGGAAGGAGCGCGAACCGTGTCTTCGATGAGCGGCAGCGGTCTACTTGAAATTGGAGATCGCGCTCAAGCAATTCATCTAGCGGTACAGCAGGCTCAAGCTGGTGACGTCGTGCTCGTTCTTGGTAAGGGTCATGAACTGGGTCAGGAAATCAACGGCATTGTGACTCCTTTTGACGATCGCGAGATCCTCAATCATGCACTCGATGTCAGAAACGGAGAAGTCGCATGA
- a CDS encoding penicillin-binding protein 2 encodes MKQMTAPPRQQRNSGGSSNYRHQVGKGGRGRRGSVLLIITAVAFSLFAVRLVDLQVIKGPDLAAAALEQRIKTKAIPAIRGNILDTKGEPLATTVEARDITADQTLITDPAAVGAALAPILGVDAGVLSNRLTGTRRYMYIAKGSSPATWREIEALRLPGIFSEQTQRRLYPGGELAANVVGFVGADGKGLGGIEYAMQGLLAGKAGTQTYERGAGNRIITTSDTGSSTDAVQGSDVQLTIDRDIQLVAQRQITRQVEATGSDSGTVIVMDPRSGYILAMATAPTFDSNAAASFDDAVRGNRALSEIYEPGSTSKVMTLAAVVDQGAANAGSAFTIPSGLKRGGKVFRDSDPHGTLYLTLAGIMAKSSNMGTILAAERIGRSKLYDYIKAFGIAEPTGLRFPGESRGLLPDLRDWSPTTFPTVAFGQGLSVNSVQAASVFATIANDGVRVQPTLVQSTIAPDGTVTPAPAPKTVQVVKPSTAKTVRAMLETVVGKGGTAPQAAIPGYRVGGKTGTAQYVDPACGCYNGGVVASFIGMAPADNPQLVVAVSLVNPKRNGRYGGELGAPVFKRVMTYALQARSIPPTGKTAPKLLLTVG; translated from the coding sequence ATGAAGCAGATGACCGCGCCACCACGTCAGCAGCGCAATTCTGGGGGCTCAAGCAACTACCGTCATCAAGTGGGAAAAGGTGGTCGAGGTAGGCGCGGGTCCGTGCTTCTCATCATCACTGCGGTGGCTTTTTCGCTGTTCGCGGTCCGTCTGGTGGATTTGCAAGTCATCAAAGGCCCAGACCTGGCAGCTGCTGCGTTGGAACAGCGAATAAAAACGAAGGCCATTCCGGCGATTCGCGGAAATATTTTGGACACAAAAGGTGAGCCGCTCGCCACAACTGTTGAAGCGCGCGACATCACAGCAGATCAGACTTTGATCACCGACCCTGCTGCAGTGGGTGCGGCTCTAGCGCCAATTCTTGGTGTCGATGCAGGAGTGCTGTCTAATCGGCTTACCGGTACGCGTCGGTACATGTACATCGCGAAAGGATCATCGCCTGCAACCTGGCGTGAGATCGAAGCCTTGCGCCTGCCGGGAATTTTCAGTGAGCAAACGCAGCGACGTTTGTATCCGGGGGGTGAGTTAGCCGCCAACGTCGTTGGGTTTGTAGGCGCCGATGGCAAGGGCCTCGGCGGTATTGAATACGCCATGCAAGGCCTGTTGGCTGGTAAGGCAGGAACCCAAACCTACGAACGCGGAGCCGGAAATCGCATCATCACGACCAGCGATACAGGTAGTAGTACCGACGCGGTGCAAGGTTCCGATGTGCAACTCACAATTGATCGCGACATTCAATTAGTCGCGCAACGCCAAATCACTCGACAAGTTGAAGCAACAGGATCTGACAGCGGAACCGTGATTGTGATGGATCCGCGAAGCGGTTACATCTTGGCCATGGCAACAGCACCGACCTTTGATTCAAATGCTGCGGCTTCGTTTGATGATGCTGTGCGTGGCAACCGTGCGCTGTCAGAAATTTATGAACCAGGTTCGACCAGCAAGGTGATGACTCTTGCTGCTGTTGTTGATCAGGGTGCTGCGAATGCGGGAAGTGCGTTCACGATTCCCAGCGGTTTGAAGCGTGGCGGGAAGGTCTTCCGTGACTCCGATCCACATGGCACTTTGTATCTAACTCTGGCTGGCATCATGGCGAAGTCGAGCAACATGGGCACGATTCTTGCTGCAGAGCGCATTGGGCGCTCAAAGTTGTACGACTACATCAAAGCTTTCGGCATTGCAGAGCCAACTGGCCTAAGGTTTCCAGGCGAAAGCCGAGGCTTACTGCCTGATCTACGAGATTGGTCACCAACCACATTTCCGACAGTGGCATTTGGTCAAGGACTCAGTGTTAACTCGGTTCAGGCAGCCAGCGTTTTCGCCACGATCGCCAATGATGGTGTTCGCGTTCAACCAACGTTGGTCCAATCAACGATCGCACCTGACGGAACTGTGACGCCAGCTCCTGCGCCAAAGACAGTCCAAGTAGTAAAGCCATCAACTGCAAAAACAGTGCGCGCCATGCTTGAAACTGTCGTAGGGAAGGGCGGCACCGCACCTCAAGCCGCTATCCCTGGTTATCGCGTGGGTGGCAAAACAGGCACAGCGCAATATGTTGACCCAGCGTGTGGTTGCTATAACGGCGGTGTTGTGGCTTCCTTTATTGGTATGGCGCCAGCGGACAATCCTCAACTGGTTGTAGCGGTGAGCCTTGTGAATCCAAAGCGCAATGGTCGCTATGGTGGTGAATTGGGTGCCCCAGTATTCAAGCGCGTGATGACGTACGCACTGCAGGCGCGCAGCATTCCACCAACGGGTAAAACGGCTCCAAAACTTTTGCTGACAGTGGGCTAG
- the rsmH gene encoding 16S rRNA (cytosine(1402)-N(4))-methyltransferase RsmH: MSVHVPVMRERVFTLLSPAISAPDAILVDATLGLGGHAEFALTEFPELRLVGLDRDTDALEKSRQRLAPFGDRVTFVHAIYDELPEVLAGLGLSEIQGLLFDLGVSSMQLDERDRGFSYSQDAPLDMRMDQSRGMTAADVVNTYSAGQLADILREYGDEKFAMRIARRIVEARSDAPFTNSARLVDLVREAIPAATRRTGGNPAKRTFQALRIEVNGELEALRAAIPAAIEALAVNGRLVVMSYQSLEDRFVKQVFADHTTAKVPHGMPVIPVDHQPKLRLLTRGAETPTEQELNENPRSASVRVRAIERVAA, encoded by the coding sequence ATGAGCGTCCATGTCCCAGTGATGCGCGAGCGCGTGTTCACCCTTCTTTCGCCAGCAATCAGCGCACCAGATGCGATTTTGGTTGACGCGACCCTTGGTCTTGGTGGTCACGCAGAGTTTGCGCTCACTGAATTTCCAGAACTTCGCCTCGTTGGTCTTGATCGCGACACCGATGCGCTTGAGAAGTCACGCCAACGCCTTGCTCCATTTGGTGATCGCGTGACTTTCGTTCATGCAATTTACGACGAACTGCCAGAAGTGCTTGCTGGTCTTGGTCTTTCAGAAATTCAAGGTTTGCTTTTTGACTTGGGTGTTTCATCAATGCAACTTGATGAGCGCGATCGTGGTTTCTCCTACTCACAAGATGCACCGCTAGATATGCGCATGGATCAGTCGCGGGGGATGACTGCTGCTGATGTGGTCAACACCTACAGTGCAGGCCAGCTCGCCGACATCCTTCGTGAATATGGTGATGAAAAGTTTGCGATGCGGATTGCTCGCCGCATTGTTGAAGCTCGCTCCGATGCACCGTTTACGAATTCGGCTCGTCTCGTTGATCTTGTACGCGAGGCAATTCCTGCAGCAACCCGTCGTACCGGTGGAAATCCAGCAAAACGCACCTTCCAAGCACTTCGTATTGAAGTCAATGGCGAACTCGAAGCACTTCGCGCTGCGATTCCAGCGGCGATTGAGGCATTAGCGGTCAATGGTCGCCTTGTCGTGATGTCATACCAATCACTGGAAGATCGTTTCGTGAAGCAGGTCTTCGCGGATCACACCACTGCGAAGGTTCCACATGGCATGCCTGTGATTCCAGTCGATCACCAACCAAAACTTCGTTTACTTACTCGTGGAGCGGAAACTCCAACTGAGCAAGAACTGAACGAGAATCCACGATCAGCTTCAGTTCGCGTTCGCGCGATTGAGCGGGTGGCAGCATGA
- the mraZ gene encoding division/cell wall cluster transcriptional repressor MraZ, which produces MFLGTHAPRLDDKGRIVLPAKFREGFAAGLVMAKGQDRSIVVWPAAEFAAHADRLNEASRSDAKVRAYLRVLFSGAFDEVPDKQGRVTLPVPLREYAGLDRDVIVVGNGTTVEIWDASAWESYLANQEDAYSDISEEVVPGIL; this is translated from the coding sequence ATGTTTCTTGGTACCCATGCTCCGCGCCTTGATGACAAGGGCCGCATCGTGCTTCCCGCCAAATTCCGTGAGGGATTTGCTGCTGGGCTCGTGATGGCCAAAGGTCAGGACCGCTCAATCGTGGTGTGGCCCGCTGCTGAATTCGCCGCTCACGCTGATCGCCTCAACGAAGCCTCACGCTCAGATGCCAAGGTTCGCGCGTATTTGCGCGTGCTGTTCTCCGGTGCCTTTGATGAAGTTCCAGATAAGCAGGGTCGAGTAACGCTGCCAGTGCCATTGCGCGAATACGCCGGTCTTGATCGCGACGTGATCGTGGTGGGTAACGGCACCACCGTAGAAATTTGGGATGCCTCCGCTTGGGAGAGCTACCTAGCAAACCAGGAAGACGCCTACTCAGACATCAGCGAGGAGGTCGTCCCGGGAATTTTGTAA